Part of the Arsenophonus sp. aPb genome is shown below.
TTTTGGGTTAGCTCTGCGTCGGTGGTGGTGCACTGGCGTAGGGCGATTATTAATCAAACATCTTCATACTCATATGAAATTCTTAACTTGTGTGCTTTTCTCCCTTTTCTTTCAATGATTTCTATCTGGATATATTTGAATTCAGTAATTTCCAATATTTTTTTTATAGACCTATCGATAAATTGATTTTTAAAAAATTTGTATGTTTTATATGTTTCAAGATGATCTATAAATAGTTCTTTTCTTAATTTATCAACCTCAATTTCAAAATACTTCTTTTTACCATTGCTAATTTTTTTTCTAAGATATTGATATAAATTACTAGCATTAGAGTCACTTAATCGAACAGAACTTAGAAGCAATTGAGTCGTAAAATCTCTTTCTATCATGCAAATGTAAGGTTCAACTTGTCGACTAAATCTAACTTGTACCATTGCTTCTTTATCAACATAACTACATGATTCAGTAATATGTAATAATCTCATTCCTTTCCATTTTTTCTCACTATCCTGAAACTCTCT
Proteins encoded:
- a CDS encoding replication initiation protein; its protein translation is MPLAARRVLFLMMAQIDPKHLIPEGKIFEISAKDYSTLCNVDIDTAYNQLKLGAEQLHNQSLKIPQSELLKAFARRPREFQDSEKKWKGMRLLHITESCSYVDKEAMVQVRFSRQVEPYICMIERDFTTQLLLSSVRLSDSNASNLYQYLRKKISNGKKKYFEIEVDKLRKELFIDHLETYKTYKFFKNQFIDRSIKKILEITEFKYIQIEIIERKGRKAHKLRISYEYEDV